A window of Elusimicrobiota bacterium contains these coding sequences:
- a CDS encoding heavy-metal-associated domain-containing protein, with translation MKQTSRWMGSAVLSVGLAAMGLAAVNKKAAVPPLSPATESKADLLAVGAYTAKLKAFACGGCAEWVKERLSSVSGLTNVRVDQATARVEFTLEKPVSRKTIQKTLDGAAHEMGMGADYTLRDLKPKTK, from the coding sequence ATGAAACAGACATCGCGTTGGATGGGATCGGCGGTATTGTCGGTGGGGTTGGCGGCCATGGGGTTGGCGGCGGTAAATAAAAAAGCGGCCGTCCCTCCGTTGAGCCCCGCGACGGAGAGCAAGGCCGATCTCCTGGCGGTGGGCGCCTACACGGCGAAGCTAAAAGCCTTTGCCTGCGGCGGATGCGCCGAGTGGGTCAAAGAGCGGTTGAGCTCGGTCTCCGGTCTCACCAACGTCCGGGTGGACCAGGCCACGGCCCGGGTGGAATTCACCCTGGAAAAACCGGTTTCACGGAAAACAATTCAAAAAACCCTGGACGGCGCCGCCCACGAGATGGGCATGGGGGCCGACTATACGCTGCGGGACCTCAAGCCAAAAACGAAATAG
- a CDS encoding prepilin-type N-terminal cleavage/methylation domain-containing protein yields the protein MGFTLIELMLVVAIIGLLAAIALPKFANLVVKSKEAAVKGALGGLRSAISIYYADNEGRYPYDYSTLPASLTAGGKYLNAIPRISIPTQPDHAPPINYIHYFFPTYDWPLLPLAWTYQDGNQAMPVTHELRVGCTHTDTKGIVWSSY from the coding sequence ATGGGATTCACTCTCATCGAATTGATGTTGGTGGTGGCCATCATCGGCCTTTTGGCGGCCATCGCTTTGCCCAAGTTCGCCAATTTGGTTGTGAAGTCCAAGGAGGCGGCGGTCAAAGGGGCCCTCGGGGGGCTTCGAAGCGCCATCTCTATTTACTACGCCGACAATGAGGGCCGTTACCCTTACGACTATTCGACGTTGCCCGCCTCTCTCACCGCGGGGGGGAAGTATCTTAACGCCATTCCCCGGATTTCGATTCCCACGCAACCGGACCATGCCCCCCCCATCAATTACATCCACTATTTCTTTCCGACGTACGACTGGCCCCTGCTCCCCCTGGCGTGGACGTACCAGGATGGCAATCAAGCGATGCCGGTCACCCATGAGCTCCGCGTTGGTTGCACCCACACCGACACCAAAGGGATCGTCTGGAGTTCATACTAA